The genomic region TGATTCTGTAACCCAAACTGGATCTCCACTAAATAATTCATCATATTCTTTTGTTCTTAAGAAACGAACTATTCTTAATTTGATAATAAATTGATCGATTAACTCTTGAGCTTCGCTTTCAGTTAGTATTCCTTTTTTAATATCATTCTCAATGTAAATATCTAAGAAAGTAGAAACTCTTCCAAGAGACATCGCAGCACCATTCTGTTCTTTTACTACAGCTAAGTATGCTAAATACAACCATTGCACTGCTTCTTTTGCATTTTCAGCAGGTCTAGATAAATCGAAACCATATATATTTCCAAGTTCTTTTAATTCTTTTAAAGCCTTTATTTGTTCAGATATTTCTTCTCTTAATCTAATTGTTTCTTCATTAATTGTTGTAATAGAGTCTTTTTCTTTAATTTTTTCTTCAATTAAAGTATCAACTCCATAAAGAGGAACTCTTCTATAGTCACCAATGATTCTTCCTCTACCATAAGCATCTGGAAGACCAGTAATTAAGCCAGTAGTTCTTGCGTTTCTTATATCTTGAGTATAAACATCAAAAACACCGTCATTATGAGTCTTTCTATACTTTGTGAAAAATTCTTCAATGTTCTTATCTAACTTTTTGCCATATAATTCAACTGATTTTTTTACCATTCTTATTCCACCGAAAGGCATCATAGTTCTCTTTAGTGGTTCATCAGTTTGAAGTCCTACTATTAATTCAAGGTCTTTATCAATATAGCCTGGACCATAAGCAGTTATTGAAGCTAGTGTCTTATCATCAACAATTGGACCAGTTTGATTTTCCTTCTTTAATAACTCTAGTACCTTGTTCCAAAGTGCTGTAGTTCTTTCTGTTGGACCTGCTAAAAAGCTATCATCTCCATAATATGGTGTATAATTTTTGTCAATAAATTCTTTAACATTTATCATGTTTGTACCTCCTTTAAAATAATGTATATTTTAAATACTCTTTAACTAAATTATAACATAAATTCTTATAAATAATAGTAGGATTTTGAATTATTTAGCAAAAAATATAGCAATCAGATAGAATAATAATATCATAGAAAGAATAAAAAACAAATATAAATTTTGCTAAAATCAAGTATTAGTGCGATATTAAGAATATTAAGAAAATTGAAAAAATTTAAAATAAGATTGTTAAAACTTAGACTAAGTATAATGATTACAATAAAAGAAAAGGTCATAATGCTTTATAGTGGTATTCATTTGATTGCCTTTTTTATTGTAAAAAATAAATTAAAAGTTATTAAAAAATTGTTAATTATTTTTATTAAAAATATGTGATATAATATAGAATGTTAGCATAAAATGGAAAATGTTAGGAGGGAAAAATATGGCAGTTGCATTTAAAGATATTAATTTTAGCCGACTTGTGGACAAGTTAAGTCCTTGTTGTTTATCAAAAGAAACATGTGGTGTTTGTGATAGAAAGAATTGTTTAGTTGGTTATGGTACTGAATGTATAAAAGAGTGTATGATTAATAAAGTTACTTATGTAATGAATGGCTATGAAAATATTCCTATTACAGATACTAAGGTATATGATAAGGAAAATATTATGAATGGAATTATAGATATCCTTAAGCTTTGTAAAAACTGTAAAGAAAATCATTTTAACAACTGCATTGTTAATATTTTAAGAAGCTGCTATGAGGTAATATTATTAGGAGAAGAAAAGGATTATAAGGGAAGTGCTCTTCTTTATATAAATGATTTAAAGGCTTCTAATCCTGAAATAGCTGATGAATTATTTAAAAGATATATGACTAGAGAATAAATGTAATAAAAAATTAATTTTTTAAAAGAAAAAAAATATTTATTTTTAAATCTGATGTTTTTATAATATTTTCGTAAAAAGATTTCGTAATGAAATTGGGGGAAAAATATGATAAAAATAGATTTAAAAATTGACCAAGGTGTTCCGCAGTATGGATGTAGCTCTTGTTATAATTGCAAAAGTGAATTTGGAAAAAGTCTTTGTGAAATAAAAAATAGGGGATGCTGTTCTTATTTCCCCAAATTTAATTTGTATGATATTCATAAGATGGTAAAAGAAGAAGAAGGCATGGAAACCCTAAAGAGAATACTAGCTTTACCAAAAGTAGAAATTAATAATTATTATATACATGCAAAAGGATATTTTGATGAAGAAGGTTACAACCTTTATAAAAATAACGGAGAATTAGATAATTTTAAGGTAAGAGATAAAACTATTTTTTTTAGAGCATGTCCATTTGTAAAATCAGGAGAGGGTTGTACAATAAAAGCAAAATATAGAAGTTATGTATGTAATTTTTTCATATGTGAAGAAGTTGTAAATCAAATAAAAGATAATGAAATATTTAAGCTTTATGAGGAAGAAAGAGATAGACATGTTAAATGGATTAGTTGGGAAAATACCGCCCTTGAATATTATTTTATATCAGAAAAGCTTAACTTAATAAAGAATTTTAATGAAATAATAAATATTTTAAAAGAAATGCCTTTAAGAGAATATGAATATAGGGCTTTAGAGGCAATAGAAATAGATTAAGAATAATTAACTTCCTGTTTTATTATAACTTATTTATGTTATAGCAAAACAGGAAGTTTTTCATGGATTTAACCTTGATTGTTTGTAGATTTTACTTGATTATTTCCTTTGTCTTTGTTATTAGTATTTCTATTTTTATCAGTGTTGCTTTTATTATTTTTATTTCTGTTATATTGAGAACTGCTCATAAAATCACCACCTTATGGTGGTTATTATTTGTTGAAAATTATAAAGTTATTCATATTCTTCATCAAATTTAGGTTCTTCAGCCTTTTTTAATGTAAATTTAAACATTACACCATCATCTGTATTTGATAAGGAAAATTTACTTTCATGTAAGCTTAATATTCTATCTACTATTGCAAGACCAAGACCGCTGCTATTTTTATTTTCTGATCTTCTTCTAGATTTATCTAATTTATAGAATTTATTAAATAAATTTTCTATTTCATATTCGGGAATATGAGAACCTTTATTTTCTATTGATATTTCAACTAAATTTTCTATAGTTTTAACTTCTATGATAACATCATTATAACTATTTGTATATTTAAAAGCGTTACTTAAAAGGTTTGTCATGACTTGATCTAGTTGGAAACTATCACCAATTACATAACAGTATTCTAAGTCAGTATTTAAAATTAAATTAATATTCTTTGATGCATATTCAAGAGAAAACTTTTTTATTAATTTTTGAATTAACCTTAATATATTAAATTTCTCTAAAATTAATTCTGTAGTTCCGGATTCTAGTTTTGATAATTCTAACATATTAGTAACTAATTTATCCATCTTTTTAGCTTCATCTATTATTGTTTCTAAATATATATTAATATCTTTACCTTTTGCAATACCGTCTCTTAAACCTTCAGCATAGCCTTCAATTATTCCTATAGGAGTTTTTAAATCATGGGAAACACTTGCTATAAAATCTTTTCTTAATTCTTCTATTTTACGTTTTTTTTCAATATCTTCTTGTAGCTTCATATTTTTTTGCTTTAAATCTTCTAAAGAACTTTCTAAGGAAGAAGATAAAAAGTTAAGAGTAGTAGCAAGATTTCCGATTTCGTCATCAGATTGGACTTCACATTTAACTGAAAAATCTAAGTTAGACATACGTTTTGCAACATTATTAATTTTTACTAAAGGTTTAGTAATTAAATTTACATATATAAGTGTTAAAATTAATCCTAATATTAAAAAACCATTAAATAGGTATATGTAAAATTCCTTTATTACATCTGTAGCTTCTCTTATTGGCTGCATGGAGGATACAGCTACAATTATGGAATCATTGAAGGAGTTTAAGGACATAGGTGTTATTGTACCTATTTTAGTAGTCTTAGTAAAAGCATTTTCAAAAATTGTAGTTTTTGATTTGCCGTTTTCTAATACTTCATATATTAAATCTTTATTGTTTATTAATTCAGCACAGAAATAGGTTAAAGTTTGAAAATCGTCAGTATTTTTATCATAATTAGGTAGAAATTTAAACTTTCCGTCTAAGGAAAGAAGGGCAATTTTAGAGTTAGTATCTTGTTCAAATCTAAATAAAGCTTCATTAAGAAGTTTTTCATTTGATACTTGATATGAATAAAGTTCGCTAAATTTTTTAGTTTCTTTAATCATTTCTTTTACTTTCTTATTTAAATAAAAATCTTGAAAAAATAAATTTTGAAATATCATGCTAAATACTAGGAGAATAAATATTAAGGAGGAGGTTATAAGAAATAATTTACTTGATATACTAAATGTTAACTTTTTCTTCAAATCTATATCCACTTCCTCTTACAGTTACAATATAGCAGGCCTTTTCCTTAAGTTTTTCTCTTAGTCTTTTAATATTAGTATCTACAGTTCTTATGTCTCCATAATAATCAATTCCCCAAACATTATCTAAAATAGTATCTCTAGATAAGGCAATTCCTGCATTATCAGATAAGTAAACAAGAAGTTCAAATTCTTTTGGTGATAAGTTTATTATTTCTCCATTTACTTTGACTTCATGAGATAATTTATTTATTGTTAATCCATTAAAATCTTTTATACTTGAAAAATTTTCTTCATCAGAGGTCCTTTTAAGAAGAGCTTTTACTTTAGCAACTAACACTTTTGGAGAAAAGGGTTTTGTTATATAATCATCAGCACCCATTTCATAACCAAAAAGTTTATCTTCTTCCTGACCTTTCGCAGTGAGTAAAATTACAGGAACGGTAGAAACTTTTCTTATCATTTCTAAAACAGTTATACCATCAACTTTAGGCATCATAATATCTAAAATAACTAAGTCAATTTTATTATTAACAAAGTAATTTAAACCTTCATCACCATCGGCAGCTTCAATAATATTAAAGTCTTCTTTCAAAAAATAATCTCTAAGTAGAAATCTTATTCTAGTTTCATCTTCTATTATCAATATATTTTTTTTCATAAAGGCCTCCATAATAATTTCTTTTATAATTATTATAAGTGTGAAATCTTCTCTGGTAAAGATTAATTATTTATAATAGTATATAGTATGTAGACAAATTATTAGAGGGTAGATATAGGTGATATAAATATGTTTAAATTAAACTTTGACGTAAAAAGACATTATTTAGATAATGGTTTAGAGGTATTAACAATAAAGAAAGATACAAAGATAGCAGCAATAAATATAGGTGTAAAAGTTGGATCTTTATATGAAGATATGGATGAAAAAGGAATAGCACATTTTATTGAACATAT from Clostridium isatidis harbors:
- a CDS encoding HAMP domain-containing sensor histidine kinase; its protein translation is MIKETKKFSELYSYQVSNEKLLNEALFRFEQDTNSKIALLSLDGKFKFLPNYDKNTDDFQTLTYFCAELINNKDLIYEVLENGKSKTTIFENAFTKTTKIGTITPMSLNSFNDSIIVAVSSMQPIREATDVIKEFYIYLFNGFLILGLILTLIYVNLITKPLVKINNVAKRMSNLDFSVKCEVQSDDEIGNLATTLNFLSSSLESSLEDLKQKNMKLQEDIEKKRKIEELRKDFIASVSHDLKTPIGIIEGYAEGLRDGIAKGKDINIYLETIIDEAKKMDKLVTNMLELSKLESGTTELILEKFNILRLIQKLIKKFSLEYASKNINLILNTDLEYCYVIGDSFQLDQVMTNLLSNAFKYTNSYNDVIIEVKTIENLVEISIENKGSHIPEYEIENLFNKFYKLDKSRRRSENKNSSGLGLAIVDRILSLHESKFSLSNTDDGVMFKFTLKKAEEPKFDEEYE
- a CDS encoding response regulator transcription factor, with protein sequence MKKNILIIEDETRIRFLLRDYFLKEDFNIIEAADGDEGLNYFVNNKIDLVILDIMMPKVDGITVLEMIRKVSTVPVILLTAKGQEEDKLFGYEMGADDYITKPFSPKVLVAKVKALLKRTSDEENFSSIKDFNGLTINKLSHEVKVNGEIINLSPKEFELLVYLSDNAGIALSRDTILDNVWGIDYYGDIRTVDTNIKRLREKLKEKACYIVTVRGSGYRFEEKVNI